In a single window of the Tigriopus californicus strain San Diego chromosome 2, Tcal_SD_v2.1, whole genome shotgun sequence genome:
- the LOC131893300 gene encoding protein lethal(2)denticleless-like has translation MDVPVPVPDFEVGTRHTQPGWSYLTQRALGFRQRLASDQLWLGALRSRPVDRFDTPSPPGPDGLDSDAPTYAMKFCPIPGFQHILMTANEEGCLNRIDTSARPLARPGLSQRCHRNAILDLSWAAHRADVWVTVSGDLKAKTWILGPDGVGREEREFLGHLRTVKTVEFEPGSDQVFATGSRDSAIHVWDRRESPPTHLVNRIRFAHKNPRCGDRIARAKSGTSGARLPRNNEFGSSSITAIKYQDAHTLISCADNDGLIKVWDLRRAYSAYRGDPLPQCQFRHPGHSSHQGFTALALNPGSPHLYAACMDRSVYQYNLHTQQSLPERAFIGSDCSSFYVKLALSPEGQYLVSGSKNRCAVIWNTEALPKAWPAPSDPQHPWVTIEPSACLTGHNAEVTCVDWCQSGWKLATCADDMEHRLWEWHPEHENETCGQASAEMSRIVRFDTRQKTVLSHGTWVTPHPVFFPKSTVLRAVNTNSGVSKSSGSGSPSVNIKDFLQGSPARKRVATKENVRSKRLKFEPPSPPPSTKKSPSCVVSPLAKLPCSPRKMQCNNVGQDSRRSPRKLQFTPLNSSITANLPNSVKDASKLMLKPVCTPPKKTNWLTNLSQLRKKEFGSRTPNKSPRSSPRNSPKTSRTKAGAKVGPT, from the coding sequence ATGGACGTCCCGGTCCCGGTGCCTGATTTTGAGGTGGGCACCCGCCACACCCAACCCGGATGGTCGTACTTGACCCAGCGGGCCTTGGGCTTCCGTCAACGGTTGGCGTCCGATCAACTTTGGTTGGGCGCCCTGCGAAGTCGTCCCGTCGATCGATTCGATACGCCCAGCCCGCCCGGACCCGATGGGCTGGACTCCGACGCGCCCACCTACGCCATGAAGTTCTGTCCCATCCCGGGCTTCCAGCACATCCTGATGACGGCCAATGAAGAGGGCTGTCTGAACCGCATCGACACGTCGGCCCGGCCTTTGGCCCGCCCCGGGCTGTCCCAGCGTTGCCATCGGAATGCCATCTTGGACCTGAGCTGGGCCGCCCACCGGGCCGACGTTTGGGTGACCGTGTCGGGCGATTTGAAGGCCAAGACGTGGATTTTGGGGCCGGACGGGGTGGGGCGGGAAGAGCGCGAGTTTCTGGGCCATCTTCGTACGGTCAAGACCGTTGAATTTGAGCCGGGCAGTGATCAGGTGTTTGCCACGGGCTCGCGGGATAGCGCCATCCATGTTTGGGATCGCCGAGAATCGCCTCCCACGCATTTAGTCAATCGAATCAGGTTTGCCCACAAGAACCCGCGATGCGGTGACCGAATAGCTCGGGCCAAAAGCGGAACGAGCGGTGCGCGACTTCCACGGAATAATGAGTTTGGTAGTAGTTCCATCACGGCGATTAAGTATCAGGATGCTCATACGCTCATTTCGTGCGCCGATAATGACGGGCTCATCAAGGTCTGGGATCTGCGTCGAGCCTATTCCGCGTATCGCGGCGACCCCTTGCCCCAATGTCAATTCCGTCATCCGGGTCATTCCAGCCATCAAGGCTTCACGGCCTTGGCCCTCAATCCGGGAAGCCCGCATTTATATGCGGCTTGCATGGACCGCTCCGTGTATCAATATAACTTGCACACGCAACAATCCCTGCCGGAGCGAGCTTTCATCGGCAGTGATTGTAGCTCGTTCTACGTCAAATTGGCTTTGAGTCCCGAGGGCCAATATCTCGTCAGCGGCTCCAAGAATCGTTGTGCCGTCATTTGGAACACGGAGGCTTTGCCCAAGGCATGGCCCGCCCCTTCTGATCCCCAACACCCGTGGGTCACTATCGAGCCTTCGGCTTGTCTCACCGGTCACAATGCCGAGGTCACGTGCGTTGACTGGTGTCAATCGGGTTGGAAATTGGCCACCTGTGCCGATGATATGGAACATCGTCTGTGGGAGTGGCATCCTGAGCATGAAAACGAGACGTGCGGTCAGGCTTCGGCCGAAATGAGTCGCATTGTGCGGTTTGATACACGCCAGAAGACAGTCTTGTCGCATGGGACGTGGGTAACTCCGCATCCCGTGTTCTTCCCTAAATCGACGGTTCTCAGGGCTGTGAACACTAATTCGGGTGTGTCAAAATCGAGCGGGTCTGGATCACCCTCGGTTAATATCAAAGACTTCCTCCAAGGCAGTCCTGCTCGCAAACGAGTTGCCACCAAAGAGAATGTCCGGAGTAAACGCCTCAAATTCGAACCGCCCAGTCCGCCTCCATCTACAAAGAAAAGCCCCTCGTGTGTTGTTAGTCCCTTGGCCAAGTTGCCGTGCTCCCCAAGAAAGATGCAATGTAATAATGTGGGCCAGGACAGTCGTCGATCGCCCCGGAAATTGCAGTTTACCCCCCTGAATTCTTCCATAACGGCGAATCTGCCCAATTCCGTCAAGGATGCCTCGAAGCTGATGTTGAAGCCCGTGTGCACCCCACCTAAGAAGACGAATTGGCTCACTAATTTGAGTCAATTGAGAAAGAAGGAATTCGGATCCCGGACCCCGAACAAGTCGCCAAGATCCTCGCCCCGGAATTCACCGAAAACATCTCGAACTAAAGCAGGCGCCAAGGTGGGTCCTACATAA